A region from the Anoplolepis gracilipes chromosome 2, ASM4749672v1, whole genome shotgun sequence genome encodes:
- the Loco gene encoding regulator of G-protein signaling loco isoform X1 produces the protein MHQNRRKKKRVNYGVRAVEVIRGAKGFGFTISGQQPCILSCIVQGSPAESAGLRAGDYLVAVNGHNVSKVPHDDVVQLIGSSKGVLRLQIAENYYSDSDEEGLATVRSKPKYAHKPRVANASALQLQCRAAKVVRDLQSGAMFNASLSNLVMDNKDQYNYSILHYRWNMTSPLPPPPPPVSHKRDSEKIVHRTVVGYLGTIDIPNQLHPSCMMQVLRKCIKRLKAEKRNPTTVLLTIHVANIKLTNSENRVIAEYPSYRIIFCNSFSEQDKQYFGILTKSMKNTDDIVSNSCHVFTIYYKLIDHEVHSSACNVFGFTCTKSSELNVCQEFPDSCTSLIGAIQTLYISDCTNGENPYNEARIRLDAASPQPSNVSTSTAHSSNSDSGIGFKDDYGSCTGQNTANDCERRRQHPSNVQFKNINMRSSRESTSEADHRLTVRAISETKWNKEPKFIDFSKRMRHVAGSGEGTTTTCAGTSAPVLTIHNALASTSVGSLASVCTTALLDGIEDAAESSKAASTAKLKCLMDTTNKLSPKVYCGQVTKSLVHSLEDINSSMEYARPPFCHSYSGKSDKPRPWGSLQEIRNFGSSISDNYIYGSTESCDKNNDCKGVHTWANGFEKLLEDPKGLQTFAEFLKKEFSHENIYFWAACERYKDTKDVVMRRRLACQIYQRHLSNTAAEPVNVDSHASGQITQELLDEAPADLFLQAQKQVFNLMKFDSYPRFLRSELYRACLEAGSAIVDTEDCDLHLTNSPSVKLKKSHSDAEDRCRKSILPWNRKNRSKSKDRGESEYNKAPSRSETIYKSFTTIKRDAEGNNNEDSVSISSSRSSLASWDLALRQSFNKHSLSSCDGQTNEKRDARSKCTGLCRVILPDGSTTVVTTSQIESIKDVITRLLDKRALRYSNYDVLILATDEMVDTKCFSSVLAGQEVEVVLTKVLKVELPSRRIISVIAHKGKTLKEVLRPLLNKYGFNLDLISIWNEGHCVPMDIMAINAPTRLIVVANEEDFQKELHTAKYLDEVPHVQPTLDEITNKVFEELLVGKSRNKYQYSEGSCKSDDQRSEGSSILSSKFFLRDSTIHGKKKAKSKYCNTTEKGNTNDCVHEGAPVKSHPPLIAKWRNGVKLQLPGRFDGDDLYEGLKRAQRSRLEDQRGTEINFELPDFLKNKENGKPTRSDSNKMRRTRVVSANCEGTTKFYDSNEDKQSSCSGYDYPAHVTNGVLNERFSALVTEPLNKCLDSSFTLDGDRTLVDADQTIIENCTNSQSKTSFSESYDTDMSRAKLSKPPPLPPKPKNLVVNVVKSGYIMSPKTLQRPNHVIE, from the exons ATGCACCAGAACAGACGTAAGAAGAAGCGGGTGAATTACGGTGTCAGAGCGGTCGAGGTGATCCGCGGTGCCAAGGGCTTCGGCTTCACGATCTCGGGTCAGCAACCATGCATCCTGAGTTGCATCGTCCAGGGCAGCCCGGCGGAGAGTGCCGGTCTGAGAGCCGGCGATTACCTGGTCGCCGTGAACGGCCACAACGTCAGCAAGGTGCCGCACGACGACGTGGTGCAGCTGATCGGGAGCTCCAAGGGGGTGCTGCGACTGCAAATCGCCGAGAATTATTACTCCGACTCGGACGAGGAAGGTCTGGCCACTGTGAGATCCAAGCCCAAGTACGCCCACAAGCCACGGGTTGCTAATGCGAGTGCCTTACAGCTGCAATGTAGAGCAGCGAAAGTAGTTAGGGATTTGCAGAGCGGAGCTATGTTTAATGCATCGCTCAGTAATTTGGTGATGGATAATAAGGATCAATACAATTATTCCATTCTGCATTATCGTTGGAACATGACAAGTCCGCTTCCACCACCACCGCCTCCAGTATCTCATAAACGTGACTCTGAAAAGATTGTGCATAGAACAGTTGTTGGTTATCTCGGTACTATTGATATACCAAATCAGTTGCATCCATCTTGTATGATGCAG GTTTTGAGAAAATGCATCAAAAGGCTGAAAGCAGAAAAGCGAAATCCAACCACTGTTCTTCTCACTATTCACGTTGCCAACATTAAACTCACCAATTCGGAAAATCGTGTCATCGCCGAATATCCTTCatatcgaataatattttgtaattcctTTTCTGAACAAGACAAGCAGTATTTTggaatattaacaaaatccATGAAGAACACAGATGACATTGTCTCGAATTCGTGTCACGtctttactatttattataaattgatcgATCACGAAGTGCATTCCAGTGCGTGTAACGTATTTGGATTTACGTGTACAAAATCATCGGAGCTAAATGTTTGTCAAGAATTTCCTGACAGTTGTACGAGTCTTATCGGTGCCATACAGACATTGTATATATCTGACTGTACGAATGGAGAGAATCCGTACAATGAAGCGCGTATACGTCTGGACGCTGCTTCTCCTCAACCGAGCAACGTTAGCACGTCGACTGCTCATTCAAGCAACAGTGATTCCGGAATTGGTTTTAAAGATGATTATGGCAGCTGTACAGGTCAAAATACAGCAAACGACTGCGAACGAAGAAGGCAACACCCTTCCAATGTGCAATTTAAG AATATAAACATGCGATCATCCAGAGAATCTACCAGTGAGGCTGATCACCGATTGACAGTTCGCGCGATCTCGGAAACCAAGTGGAATAAGGAACCAAAATTCATTGATTTCTCTAAAA GGATGCGACACGTGGCGGGGAGTGGGGAGGGCACGACCACCACCTGCGCCGGAACATCTGCCCCTGTTCTGACGATTCATAACGCATTGGCCAGTACGTCCGTTGGATCTCTCGCGTCGGTTTGCACCACGGCGTTGCTCGACGGTATCGAGGACGCTGCGGAATCGTCTAAAGCGGCATCGACGGCGAAATTAAAGTGCCTCATGGACACTACGAACAAACTCAGCCCGAAGGTGTACTGCGGCCAGGTTACGAAATCATTAGTGCACAGCTTAGAGGATATCAATTCCAGCATGGAATACGCGCGACCGCCCTTCTGTCATTCGTATTCCGGCAAGTCTGACAAACCTCGCCCATGGGGAAGCTTGCAGGAGATACGGAATTTCGGAAGCAGCATCTCGGACAATTACATA TACGGTAGTACAGAATCCTGTGACAAGAACAATGATTGCAAAGGAGTACACACGTGGGCAAATGGATTTGAGAAGCTGCTGGAAGATCCAAAAGGCTTGCAAACATTTGCT GAATTTCTCAAGAAGGAGTTTAgtcatgaaaatatatatttttgggcTGCTTGTGAGAGATATAAAGATACTAAAGACGTTGTTATGCGCCGTCGATTAGCCTGTCAGATATATCAGCGTCATTTATCGAATACAGCTGCCGAGCCAGTAAACGTTGATAGTCATGCATCAGGACAAATTACCCAAGAATTGCTCGACGAAGCACCCGCGGATTTATTTCTGCAG GCTCAGAAACAAGTATTCAACCTAATGAAGTTTGACAGTTACCCAAGATTCTTGCGATCCGAACTTTATCGTGCTTGCTTAGAAGCAGGGAGTGCTATAGTTGATACAGAAGACTGTGATCTACATCTTACAAATTCACCCAgtgtaaaattgaaaaagagtCACTCCGATGCAGAGGATCGTTGTCGGAAATCCATTCTCCCCTGGAATAGAAAAAACAG ATCTAAATCGAAGGATCGTGGTGAATCCGAGTACAACAAAGCTCCTAGTCGAAGTGagactatatataaaagttttacaacCATCAAGAGAGATGCGGAAGGTAACAATAATGAAGACAGTGTCTCAATCTCCAGTAGTCGGTCATCGTTAGCGTCATGGGATTTAGCATTACGGCAGTCGTTTAACAAACAT TCTCTATCTTCTTGCGATGGTCAAACAAACGAAAAGAGAGATGCTCGCAGCAAATGTACGGGATTGTGTCGAGTAATATTGCCCGATGGTTCCACTACAGTAGTGACAACTAGCCAAATCGAGAGTATTAAAGACGTGATTACTCGCCTCCTTGATAAGCGAGCCCTACGATATTCTAATTATGACGTTCTGATATTAGCAACAGATGAG ATGGTAGACACGAAATGTTTTTCCTCAGTATTAGCAGGCCAAGAGGTGGAGGTTGTTcttacaaaagttttaaaagtaGAACTACCCTCGCGAAGAATAATAAGCGTTATCGCTCACAAGGGTAAAACTCTGAAAGAAGTGCTGAGGCctcttctaaataaatatggCTTCAATCTAGACTTAATTAGTATTTGGAATGAAGGTCATTGCGTTCCTATGGATATTATGGCCATCAATGCCCCTACACGTCTTATTGTAGTAGCAAATGAAGAAG ATTTTCAAAAGGAATTACATACTGCCAAGTATTTGGATGAAGTACCACATGTACAACCAACTTTGGATGAAATTACTAATAAAGTATTTGAAGAGTTATTAGTTGGGaaaagtagaaataaatatcaatatagcGAAGGGTCGTGTAAG TCTGATGATCAACGCTCTGAAGGATCTTCCATATTGTCTAGTAAATTCTTTCTTCGAGATTCTACAATTCACGGAAAAAAGaag GCAAAATCTAAATACTGCAATACAACTGAGAAAGGTAATACAAATGATTGTGTTCATGAGGGAGCGCCCGTTAAATCCCATCCCCCGCTTATCGCAAAGTGGCGTAATGGGGTAAAATTGCAGCTTCCAGGCAGATTCGACGGAGATG attTATACGAGGGATTAAAAAGAGCGCAACGATCAAGATTAGAAGATCAGAGAGGGACGGAAATTAACTTCGAGCTACCAGATTTCTTAAAG AACAAGGAGAATGGGAAACCAACAAGATCGGATTCCAACAAGATGCGAAGAACCCGAGTGGTGTCGGCCAATTGCGAAGGTACTACAAAGTTTTACGATTCTAACGAAGATAAGCAAAGTAGCTGTAGCGGATACGACTATCCCGCGCACGTGACGAACGGAGTTTTGAACGAACGATTCTCAGCCTTGGTTACGGAACCTTTAAATAAGTGCCTTGACAGCTCATTCACTCTGGATGGAGATCGAACATTGGTGGACGCAGATCAGACGATCATTGAGAATTGTACCAATTCTCAATCGAAGACTTCGTTCTCGGAAAGCTACGATACCGACATGTCTCGCGCCAAACTATCGAAACCTCCGCCGTTACCGCCAAAACCTAAAAATCTCGTCGTGAATGTGGTGAAAAGCGGGTACATTATGTCTCCCAAAACTTTGCAAAGGCCTAATCATGTGATTGAATGA